Within the Thermosynechococcaceae cyanobacterium Okahandja genome, the region CCATGGCATTCACCAGTGGGTTCCCCCCATAGCTGGGGTCAAAATAGACCTCGCCGCCGACGGTGGGCACCCCCACACAATTGCCGTAGTGGGCAATGCCGGCCACCACCCCCTTCACCAGTTGCTGGGTTTTTGGCTCCTTCAGGTCGCCAAAGCGCAGGGCATTGAGCAAGGCAATGGGTCGCGCCCCCATCGTAAAAATATCCCGCAAAATTCCGCCAACCCCGGTCGCCGCCCCTTGAAACGGTTCAATGGCTGAAGGATGGTTGTGGGACTCAATCTTAAACGCCAAGCGCAGGCCATCCCCCAGATCCACCACGCCAGCATTCTCGCCGGGACCGACCAGTACCCGCGCCCCTTGGGTGGGAAACTGCTTCAGCAGGGGGCGGGAGTTTTTGTAGCAGCAGTGCTCTGACCACATCACGCCAAACATACCCAATTCGGCACGGTTGGGATGGCGGCCTAAGCGGCGTACTATCTCGCTGTACTCGTGGGGCTTTAGTCCTTCCGCGGCAATCTCAGTATCCGTAACAAGGGGGGAGTGGCTCATCAGAGGTCTCAGAGGCTACGTTTCGATTGTGCCATGGGGCGTGGGACAGTACTTCAGAGCATGGCTGAGGATTTTTTAGGCACTGTCGCATTTTTTTACATTAATTCATGTGGATTCGCTAATTTTAATTGCATCTTGCCCAGATTACCGCCGCATTTTGAGGGAGAGGCGTAAAGTGGAAATTATAAAGAAAACCTTAAAGGAGAGTGATCATGACCCCCTCTCTACTCCGGCAGTTTTGGTCGTTTGTCGAGCAGACTCAGGTGGGGATTTTGCTCAGCCTCGATGATGGTGCCTTGCAGGGGTGGCTTTTGAGCCATTTTAGCGATACCTATCCCCTTGAACAGAGTCAGCGGTCTCATCTGGAAACCTACATTGCCTCGCGATTGATGCTGATCCGCGAAGTGGTGAGCGATCGCCACTGAGTCACCCTCCACACAGCTAAGCGATGATAGATAACGTCCACCTTGCAATCCTTTCCCTGTGACGGCGACTTCTCATCCGGTCTTTTTGAACCAGTTCCTTGTCAAAACCCTTGCACCAGAAGAGGCACGAACTGTTCAGCGCTATGCCTGCCGCTGGCAGCGCAACCCTGATGAGGGAACAGCAGACTACGCCCTCAATCGGGTGTGCTACCAGTTAAGGGTGCCTGCCGCCCGTTGGCGCACCCATATTGTGACGTTCCAGCCCCCCGAGTGCTTGGAATCGGAGGAGTGGCAGCTTACCGAACTTGAGCCTGTGGTGTTAGATTGCGGTGATCCTGAGCAGCGGGAGGCTCTAGCGACCCTCCACCGTCAGAGACTACGGCAATCTCTTCAGCAGGATCAGAGTAACTACGAAGTGGAAAGAGGCAGCGACAATAGCATCCGTATTTGGCAAAAACAGCCCAAAAAGTCCGAGAACACCCCAGAGGGCTGGGAGGCCCGCAAGGGCTATTGCCTTGATCTGAGAATTGATACGGCTGCCCACCTCTACCTCGATATTGATTGTGCCTACCGCCTCTGGACACCCTGGACCTTGCATGACTGGTTAGAGCACTACCCAGACAGCTTGCCCTTGATTAAGTGGGTGCGCAATACCTACCTAAAAAATAATCAGTATCGGTGCTGGCAGTTGCTCCACCTTAGCCAAGAGCGGCCTGAAGACGTTCGCTTGCCGGGATTGAACATTACCCTTGCGGAGTACCACCGTAACGAAAGGGCAACAGACGCAGAAATTGAGCGCTCGCGGGTGGTGTACGTCAAAGATGCCCGCATTCAGCAAGGTGGGCGCATTCCCCATCTTTCGCAGCGGTTAACCCCCAGCGTGACCCTAGAACTGCTCTCAGAACTGGGAAAGCAGCCCCAACTGCGGGCAAAGGTGGACGCAGTGTTTAAGAGCCTTCGTATTAACACAAATACTCGCTTTCAAGACGCGCAAAGATTTGCCAGATGGCTAAGCGCAAAGTACTATGGCGGCACTGATCGCGATCTCCCTCCCCTTACAAAGACGGGCTATCAACTCCCCCCTGCGGTGCTATTGGCCAAAACTAAACAGGTCAAGCAGGTGGCTCAGGTGCGCCAAGCGGGCTGCGTGGCCGTCGGTGAAACAAAATTTGGTTTGCTAAACTTAGCCAGCCCAGAGCGTGCCTATCCGCCAGAAATTTATGAATGCTTGGAGGATATTGGCCGCTGTAATCAAGTGACACTCGATCTAGACTCCTATCGGACGGCGGCTGATTTGGGCAATACCGATCTGGCTCGGCAGCGATTCTGGCGGGAATGGGCTGAGGAGGGGGTGCGCACCATCCTAGTGGTGATGCTCTACTCTAGCGATAAACAGCGCATTCGCAATGAGGCGTTGCGGGCGGGTATTACCACCCAGTTTGTGGTTCCCCAGAACATTGATGCCTACAAGGCGATAAATGTGGTGCTCGGTCTGCTGTGTAAGGCAAAATGGCAGCCGGTGCATCTACAGCTCAGTGACACTGCCGAGGCCGCCGAACTGATTATTGGCTTTGACACCGGCACGAACCGCGACCTCTACTTTGGTACCCCTGCCTTTGCGGTGCTAGCGAATGGTCAGTCCCTCGGCTGGGAACTGCCAACGGTGCAGCGGGGCGAGAAGCTGAGCGGTCAGACGGTGTGGCAAACGGTTCTCAAGCTGATGGATAAGTTCTATACCCTCTGCAAGCGCTACCCCCGCAAGGTGTTGTTGATGCGGGATGGCCTTGCCCGTCTGGATGAGTTTGAGCGCACAATTCAAGAGCTTGAACAGGAGAACATCGCGGTTGATCTGCTCAGCGTGCGCAAGAGTGGGGCGGGACGCATGGCCTACAGCAGAGAGCCTAGGAACAGAGCGCCGGATTCCAACCAACAGCCAAATTATCGCTCGGTACCAAAGGGGACGGTAGTTTACGATGAGCAGGAGCGATCTTTTTTGCTGGTGACGAGTCAGGCAATTCGTCAAGAGTTGGGCAGTCCGCGACCGCTGCGTGTTGTCCACAGTTATGGCACCACGTCGCTACAAATGCTGGCGTTGCAAACCTACCACTTAGCCCAGTTGCATCCCGGGAGTGGGTTTAGCCATGCCCGCCTACCGTGGGTACTGCACCTTGCCCACAAAAGTAGCCAAGAGTTTTCCCGCATTCAGCCGTTGAGTGTGCTGGAGGGGCTAGACCGCGACAAGTTGATTGCTGTTTAGGGAACCTGCCGCGATAGGCTA harbors:
- a CDS encoding argonaute PAZ domain-containing protein, yielding MTATSHPVFLNQFLVKTLAPEEARTVQRYACRWQRNPDEGTADYALNRVCYQLRVPAARWRTHIVTFQPPECLESEEWQLTELEPVVLDCGDPEQREALATLHRQRLRQSLQQDQSNYEVERGSDNSIRIWQKQPKKSENTPEGWEARKGYCLDLRIDTAAHLYLDIDCAYRLWTPWTLHDWLEHYPDSLPLIKWVRNTYLKNNQYRCWQLLHLSQERPEDVRLPGLNITLAEYHRNERATDAEIERSRVVYVKDARIQQGGRIPHLSQRLTPSVTLELLSELGKQPQLRAKVDAVFKSLRINTNTRFQDAQRFARWLSAKYYGGTDRDLPPLTKTGYQLPPAVLLAKTKQVKQVAQVRQAGCVAVGETKFGLLNLASPERAYPPEIYECLEDIGRCNQVTLDLDSYRTAADLGNTDLARQRFWREWAEEGVRTILVVMLYSSDKQRIRNEALRAGITTQFVVPQNIDAYKAINVVLGLLCKAKWQPVHLQLSDTAEAAELIIGFDTGTNRDLYFGTPAFAVLANGQSLGWELPTVQRGEKLSGQTVWQTVLKLMDKFYTLCKRYPRKVLLMRDGLARLDEFERTIQELEQENIAVDLLSVRKSGAGRMAYSREPRNRAPDSNQQPNYRSVPKGTVVYDEQERSFLLVTSQAIRQELGSPRPLRVVHSYGTTSLQMLALQTYHLAQLHPGSGFSHARLPWVLHLAHKSSQEFSRIQPLSVLEGLDRDKLIAV